Part of the Polyangiaceae bacterium genome, CGGCGCCAGCGTCGCCCGCGTGACGAAGACGTCGGTGGCCGCCTCGGGGGCCTGCAAGCGCACGACCCGGTCGGAGTCGTCCCGGTTCCTGAGCCAGTCGACGGTGGTCCCCAGCACGATCACCAGCACGATACCCGCGAGCATGGCGGCGAGCGCGAACCCCACCCCGCGTCCGTCCGCAGGCTTGGGTTCGGCGGTTGGTTCCCAGCGCGTCACGCGCTTGCAGTAGGGGCACGTGATCTCGAGAGCCACGGCCGGGTCATGGCTCAGCGGCGCGCCGCAGGTCGTACAGGGGGTGACCGCGAGCCGAGCCATGGGCGGCAGTCTGCCGCAGCTGCCTGCTCGTGCCTACGGAACGCACTGTCTGCGAGCTCTGCGCACCAGGGTCCCTAGCGCGAGCAGCGCCAAGAACAGCACGCTGTCCGTGCCCCGGCCGCGGCCGCGCGCGCCGACCACGCTCGCGGCGCAGGAATTCTTCGCGCCGGAGTCGTCCGACATCGCCGTCACCTTGCTGATGGGGGCGCCGCACATCTCGGCGCACGCCGCCTGATCGTAGCCTTGGCAGCTACAGGTCGAGAAGCAGTCCCCCGGGCAGCTGCTGTCGGGCTGATCGCTCTCGTCGCAGAGGTCGGCGCAGGTCGCTGCGTCGGTGCCGGCGCACTGGCACTGGTCGAAGCAAGTGGTGCAGCCGTCGCAAGCGGGAGCCGAGCAGCTCCCCTCGCCGTCAACCCCGTTGTCTCCGTTGTCGGCCTTGCCCGGATCGCTGCCACCTGCGCCGGCCGAACCCCCGGTCCCTCCGTAAGCTCCACCGCTTCCAGACGTGCACTGAGCGTTGCACGACGCGAGGTCACCGCCCTGACACGTGCACTGCGCGACGCAGTCGCCGCAATCCGCACAGCTCGGTGGGACGCAAGCGGGCGGCGGGCTCGCCGGCGCCGTGACCGGAACGCCTGGACAGCCCACCACGGAGCTCGGGTCGATGGGAGTCGCGACCACGGTCAGCTTGTCGCTCCACCCGGTCTGACTGAACCCGAGCAGGTGCTTGGTGATGAGCGGGCTCGCATCCAGCACCGGCACGTGCGCGTTGCACGAGCCCGCGGCGGCTTGCTCCACGCAGCGATTGGGGCCGCAGTCGGCCACCTGCGCCACGCAGTGCTTTCCCTTCGCTTCGACCAGGAGCTTGGTCCCGCAGGGGAAGCGCGCGCGGTCCGCCACGTACGCCCAGGTGCCGTCGGCGTTGCCGCCACAGGACATGGGCTGGGTGTCGGAGCCTCCGCCAAAGGTGGTGATGACGTACTTGCCGTCCGCGGGCACGTCCGAGTAGCTGAGCTGAGCGCAGGTCCCGGACGACACACATTGGCAACCTCCGACCGTGAGCTCGCTCCCGAGCGCCGAGACGCCGCTCTCGGACGAGTCGGCGGCGCTACAGGCGAGGGCCAAGGTCAGGGCCAGGAAGGCTGCGAACAGGGCTCGGAGCGCCACGCATCGGACCTAGCAAGATCGCGTCCAGCGCATTCTCTCGGAGATCTCGCGGGAGACGCGCGACGCTCGTCCCGGTCCGTCCAGATATTCCGGACGCCGTCCGGATGCGCCGCTGATTGCCTACATTTTCCCACAATCGCGAAATCCGAGCGAAGTCGACCCCGGGGCCGTGCGCGAGTGGCGGCACGCGTCGTGCTTGGTGCGAGCTGCCATGTTCAAGCAGAGACTCTCCCTCGCGGTCCTCGTCCTGTCTGCCGCAGCGTGCGGCGTCCCCGCTTGCGCGCCGGCCACGCCGCCCGCGGAGTCACAGGAGCTCAGCGAAGATCCCGTCGCAGCAGGCGAGGGGCTGTCCGGCGCCGTCCCGGTAGGCACGCAGCTCAAGACGACCGGCAACGTCAACCTGCGCTCGGGACCGTCGACTTCGAACAGCGTGCTGCACGTCGTCGCCAAAGGCTCGCAGGTGACGGTCGCGGCCTCCACGCCGAAGAACGGCTTCTACCAGGTCAAGCACGGCGGCACGCTGGGCTGGTGCGCGGGCTCGTACCTGGAGCCGACCGGCAGCGCTTCGGGCGCGCTCCCCGTCGGCACGGTCCTCAGCGCGACCGGTGACGTCAACCTGCGCAGCGGGCCCTCGACGTCGAACGGGGTGATCGACGTCGTCAGCGCCGGCGCCAAGGTCACGCTGGTGGCCTCCGCGGCGCAGAACGGTTTCTACAACGTGGACTACTCCGGCAAGGTCGGCTGGAGCTCGAGCAAGTACTTCTCGGTCAGCTCGACGGGCACCGGCGGCAGCGGCGGATCGGGTGGCAGCGGCGGCGCGACCGGCAGCGGCGGCGCGAGCGGTGGCAGCGGCGGCAGCGGCGGCAGCGGCGGCGCGACGGGGAGCAATCCCACCATCGCGGCGGCGATGTCGCGCGCCGAGTCCGCCGTCGGCTTCTCGTACTGGTGGGGCCACGGGCGCTTCGCGAACGGCGGACCGAAGGGCAACGCCGGCTCTTGCTCGGGCTCCTGCCCGAACTGCTCGCACAGCGGGAGCTACGGCGGCGACTGCTCGGGCTTCGTCGCCAAAGTCTGGCAGGTGCCGGCCAGCAACACCGACATCACGGTCGACAGCCACCCGTACAGCACTGCCGACTTCGACGTCGACGGCAGCCAGTGGTCCACCGTCTCGAAGGGCAACGTCAAGCAGGCCGACGCCTTCGTGTATCGGAGCAACGGCGCCGGTCACATCTTCGTCTACTCGAGCGGCGACGGCTGGGGCTCGATGTACGCCTACGAGTGCAAGGGCTGCTCGGCGGGATGCGTGAAGGGTTACCGCACGGCGACGAGCGCGTATCATGCGATCCGCCGCAAGGGGTACTGAGGAACGGTCATGAACAAGCGCGTGCTCTTCGCCTCGCTCGTGGTGCTGGCCGTCGTCGCCGCGCTCTGGTTCCGCACCACCTCGTCCCACGGCAAGGGCACACCCGAAGTCGCCTCCCCGACCGCCGCTGCTCCCGCGCCCGCGGCGCGCGCGCCGGCGCAGCCGGCGCTCCGGCCCGCGGCGGACGACGAGGCACCGAAGCCGAGCGGCGGGCCCACGTTCTTCGCCCGCTGGGGTGGCGGCCCGGGTGAGCTCGGGCGCGAGCGGCCACAGGAAGGAAACCCGGTGGGGCCGATGAGCTTCGCGGCGGACTCGCGCGGGCGCCTGACCGTGCTCGACGGCGTCAACGGGCGCCTGGTACGCCGCGGCGACAGCGGGGAGCCCGACCAGACGTTCCCCATCGACGTGGTGAACCCCGAGGACGTGGCCGTCGGCCCGCGCGGTGAGAGCGCGGTGCTCGACCGCCACCGCGACAAGGCCGTCAGTATCTACGACGAGTCGGGGAAGTCCCGCGGCAAGCTGCCGCTCGAAGGCGAAGGCGTCGCCGACCCGGGCAGCGTCACCGGAGTGTTCGTGGACGGCGAGGACGTGTACGTGGAGCGCGAGCACGGTCCGCTGGTGAAGATCGGCAATCTCTCCGGCGTCCCGGCGTCGCCGCGCAGCGAGCTGCCCGGCCGCCCGAGCCGCGACGGCAAGTCCTTGCTGAAGGCCGGCATCATCGAGGCGCCGGCCGGTCGCGTCTACGTGACGTCCATGGACCGGAGCAAGCTCGCGCACCGCTTCACGCGCGAGCTCGCGCTGCCGTCGGCGGTACACATGATCGCGCTCCTCGACAGCGACAAGCGCGGCACCATCTACTTCGCCGCCGAGATCAGCGGCGGCGAGGTCGTGCTGTACTGCCTCGACGGCGCCAGCGGCGCGCCCGCGGGCAGCGCGAGCCTCCCGGCCAACACGCTACCCGAGGAGTCGATGCGCGACTTCGTGGTGCTGGACGACGGCGGCGTGATCCAGGCGCTGCGCTCGGAAGAGGGCGTGAGCTACACGCGATACGACTGCCACTAGCGTGAGGCCGCACCAACGGCGCGCGGCTCGGCGGGCAGCACCTGGTGGCCCAGCCGCACCTCGACCTCCGGGTGCTTCTCGGCGAAGACCCGCAGGCGTTCGAGGCTCAGCGCGCTCTCTGCGCGGTCCCGGGAGAACGTCCCGGGCTCGACGCCGTGCTCCCACCCCCAGGCCGTGTGGCAGGCGTCGCCGACCAAGAGCACCGGGCCGTCCGGCGTGCGGGCCAGGTACGCCGTGCTGCCCGCGGTGTGGCCCGGAACCAGCAGCGCGAACAGGCTCTGGTCGCCGAACAGGTCGAGCACACCCGCGAAGACCCCGCTCGGATCGGCTTGGAACCGAAGCTCGCGGAGCGGGGCATGCCCGGCCAGGGTCCGATCGATGACGGGCTGCACGAACACGTTGAGGAACGCGCGCTCCCGCGTCTCCCCCGGTCCGGCGTAGAGCGGCGTCCCGCGGGGCACGTCCGGAAGCCCCGAGAGGTGATCGAGGTGCAGGTGCGTGAGCAGCACCCCGGCGAGCGGCTCCGGCTGCCGAGCGAGCCAGCTCGCGGTGTCGGTCGCGAAGCGCATCTTGTCGACGTTCATCACCTTGGCCGCGATGCCGCGCAACGCGGCGCGCTCGGGGGCGTCACGGAGCGCGCGCTCGATCCCGGTGTCCACCAGGTAGAGGCCCCGCTCGGGGTGGCGCAGCGCGTGGAAGAAGATCTGGATCGGCTCCGGGCCGTCTTCGAGGCCCGCGGTCCGAGCTTTCTCGTGGTCCAGGTTGAGGAGGCCGGCGCGGGTGATCTCCCAGTCGGCCGCTTTGACCGTCTCCACCACGACCGGTCCCGGCGTGCCCAGGACCTGCTCGAGCCGAGAGGTGGACGAGGTCGTGCCCAGGGTCGCGGCCTCGACCGGATGGCTGGTGGGGCGGACGCCGACGCTGGCGAGCCCGGCGGCGAGCGCGAGGGGCAGAGCGGTGGCGAGCAGCAGCTTTCGCTTTCGAGTCAGGGTCATGCCGGCAGTCTGAGGTCTGCCTGGGCGCATGGCTACTGGTCACTTACGCATGGTACCATACGCCGATGCATATCGACTGGGACGAAGTCCGGCTCTTCCTGGCGGTCGCCGAGTCGGGGAGCCTGAGCGCTGCCGCGCGCAGCTTGCGCACCACCCAACCCACGGTCAGCCGCCGCCTGGCCGATCTCGAGGCGCGCCTCGGGGAGCCGCTCTTCGCTCGCGGGGCGGAGGGCGCCACGCTCACCAGCTTCGCCGAGCACCTGCTCCAGCCCGCCAAGCACATGGCCGAGTGGGCGGCCGTGGTCGAGCGAACGGCGGAGAGCGTGGACGCCGAGCCGCGCGGAGTGGTCCGGGTCACCGCGCCACCGGGTGTGGCCGCCGACGTGCTCGCGCCCGCCGCCGCCGCGCTTCGCAGCGAGCTGCCCGGGATCCGCTTGGAGGTGATCTCGACCGTCAGTTACCTGGATCTGTCGAGGCGCGAGGCCGACCTCGCGCTGCGCACCCAGGTGGCGACGCAGCGCGATCTCGTCACCGTCGCCTCCATTCACTTCGACGCCGTGCCGTTCGCGTCCCGGGAGTACGCCGCGAAGCTCCCGCGCCGCGCCAAGCTGGCGGACGTCGACTGGATCGGCTGGGCGCCGCCCCTGGACCACCTCTCGCCCAACCCGGAGCTCGCCCGACTGATCCCTGGCTTCCGGCCGGTCTTCGCCTCGGACGACTTCTTGGTGCAGCTCAGCGCCGCCGAGGCGGGGCTCGGCGCCATCTTCCTGGGTCGCGTCCGGCATCGCTTCAGCCGCGAGACCAGCCTGGTCGAGCTGCACGTGGATCTGCCGCCGGTGCCCAGCAGCATGCAACTGGTCGCAGCCAAGAGCGCCCTCGCCATCCCGCGCGTGGGGGCGGTCGCCGACTGGCTCTCGCGGGAGCTCGCGCGCGCGGACACCTCCCGGAGGCCGCGGAAGCGCGGCTAGCTGCCCCCGCGGTACACTCGCGCCGTGGCCCAGGAGATCCGCGCCGGCAGCGTGCTCGCGGGGAAGCTGCGCCTGCTCCGCCCCCTGGGTCAGGGCGGGATGGGGGTGGTGTGGGCCGCGCGGCACGAGGCGCTCGAGCGCGACGTCGCGGTGAAGCTGATCCGCCCCGAGCGCGTCGCCGCCGATCCGGCGCTCGTCGCGCGCTTCGAGCTGGAGGCGAAGGCCACCGCGCGCATCGAGCACCCGAACGTGGTTCGGGTGATGGACTTCGGCACGCTGGATGGCGCGCTGCCGTACATCGTGATGGAGCTCCTGGAGGGGTTCTCGCTGGCCGAGCTCCTCGAGAGCGGTGGTCGCCTCAGCTTCGCCACCACGGTGTTGCTCGTGCAGCAGGTGGGCGGCGCCCTCGCCAGCGCGCACGAGCGCGGCGTCGTGCACCGCGACATCAAGCCGCACAACGTCTTCATCGTGCAGAAGAGCCCGGACGAGCCGCTCTTCGTGAAGGTCCTGGACTTCGGCATCGCCAAGCTCCTCGGGGACTCGCAGGTGCCGGGGGCCAGCCACGCGCTCACGGAGACCGGGGCCATCGTGGGCTCGCCTCCGTACATGAGCCCCGAGCAGATCGAGGGCAGCCGTCGGGTCGACCTGCGTGCGGACCTCTGGTCCCTGGCCGTCATCGTCTACGAGGCCCTGACCGGCAGGCGACCGTTTCAGGGCAGCTCGTTCGTCGCGGTGGGCTCCGCCGTGCTCGAAGGCAAGTACACGCCCGCGAGCGAGCTGCGCAAGGACTTGCCCAAGTCCGTCGACGACTGGCTCGCGAAGGCGCTCGCCGTCGAGCCCGACGAGCGCTTCCAGTCTGCCCGGGAAATGGTCGCCGCCTACGAGGCGCTGAGCCATCCCGAACGAGACGAGGCGCCGAGCGACGCGCCTCGGCCCTCACCGCCGGCGGCCTTCGCTACCACGGTCGAGGCGCCATTGCTCCAGGTCGGCCCCGCGGAGCGGACCGAGAGCCACGCTCCGCTCGCCATCAAGCGGCGAGCGAGCCCCCGGCGCGTCGCGCTTGCGGCGTCACTGGTCGCAGTGGCCGCGCTCGGTGGCGGCGTCGCCGCTTCCCGGCTCGGTGCCCGCTCGGCGAGTTGTCCGGCGGGCATGAAGCGCATCGACGGCGCGGCGTTCCGGCTGGGCTCGCCGGCGGAGGGCGAGACCCCGAGCGACGAGACCCCTCCGCAGTCGGTGCAGCTCGAGCCGTTCTGCCTGGACGAGACCGAGGTGACGGTGGGCGACTATCTGGGCTGCAAGTCCTGCGAACGCCCGCTCGGCACGGTGCAAGGCGAGGGGCTCACGCCCAACGGCGTGGCCTTCTGGAGCAAGCACTGCAATCGAGCCGACCGCCCCGAGCACCCCATGAACTGCATCGATTGGGAGCGTGCCAGCGCCTACTGCGAGGCGCGCGGAGCGCGGCTCCCGACCGAGGCCGAGTGGGAGCTCGCCGCCCGCGGCAACGCTGGCAGCACCTATCCCTGGGGCGAGGCGGCGCCGTCGGGAGAGCGCGTCAACGCCTGCGGTGCGGAGTGCAGCCGCATGTTGAGCGAGGAGCTCGCGAAGACCGGACGCGGGCCTTGGCCGCGCTTGTACGAGGACGACGACTCGGCTCCCGCGACGGCACCGGTGGGCTCTCGCAGAGCAGGAGCCACTCCGAGCGGCGTGCTGGACCTGGCCGGCAACGTCTGGGAGTGGACCAGCAGCCACTACTGCCGCTACGACTCCCCCGATTGCGGCGACTCGCGCCGGGTGATCCGCGGCGGAGGTTGGGACACCGTCGAGAGCCGGGACGTGCGTGCGGCACGCCGCCTGCCCAGCGCCCCGTCGGCGCGCAGCTGGAGCGTCGGCTTCCGCTGCGCGAAATCGCTGTGACCCGTCAGCTCTTCTTCAGCATCCGGAGCAGCTTGCCCCGCGAGACGCCGAGCTTCTCTGCGGCCTTCGTCACGTTGCCCGCCTGAGCCGCGACCGCGGCGTCGACGACCTCGCGGGTGAGCGCGGGCCTGTCGTCGCCGCGCTCGCCGAGCACCTCCGCGAGCGCCCACAGGCGCAAGCCCGGCTCGCGATCGACGCGCCGCACCGCGGCGAGCACCGCGTCGAGCTCCCGCACGTTGCTCGGCCATGGCTCGAGCAGCAGGCGCTCGACGGCCTCCACCTCGATCTGGTCGAGCGGCGGCGCCGGCACGTCCGCTCGTCGCCAGAGCTCTTGAACGATGCTGAACAGGTCCTCGCTCCGGTCGCGCAGCGCCGGCACCTCGAGGGTCGTCATGGCGAGCCGGGCCAGGAGGTCGCGCCGGAACTCGCCTCGCTCCACCATGCCCTCGAGCTCGCGGTTGGTCGCCGCGATGAACAGAACGTCCACGCTCACCGGGCGCTCGGCGCCGACGGGCAGCACCTCGCGGTTCTCGAGCAGGCGCAGGAGCTTCGCCTGAAGGTCCAGGTCGAGCTCGCCGATTTCGTCGAGGAAGACCGCGCCACCGTCGTGCGCCACGACGATGCCGGGCGCCGCCGTCCTGGCATCGGAGAAGGCGCCGGCGACGTGCCCGAACATCTGCGACTCGAAGACGCCGCGTGCCACGCCGGCCACGTTGACGGCGCCCAGCCGCTTCTCGCGCCCGAAGGCCCGCGCGACCGCCCGCGCCACCAGCTCCTTTCCCGTGCCCGTCTCGCCGTGCACGAGCACGTTGCCCGCTCGCGTCTTCGCCAGGCCGTCGATGGCCCCGGCGAGCGTGCGC contains:
- a CDS encoding sigma 54-interacting transcriptional regulator; its protein translation is MSGDASSTVEHRGPSPPKTGPRRAALVCAYPRALALAVPDSGSVVGRDWLQKHGLADTEVSGAHLEVSRAGGVLRVADAGSRNGTWVNGHRLNPRDQTPMDDGATLRIGRTLFVYRDKLTGSLEPAPPVGELVGPYGLRTLAGAIDGLAKTRAGNVLVHGETGTGKELVARAVARAFGREKRLGAVNVAGVARGVFESQMFGHVAGAFSDARTAAPGIVVAHDGGAVFLDEIGELDLDLQAKLLRLLENREVLPVGAERPVSVDVLFIAATNRELEGMVERGEFRRDLLARLAMTTLEVPALRDRSEDLFSIVQELWRRADVPAPPLDQIEVEAVERLLLEPWPSNVRELDAVLAAVRRVDREPGLRLWALAEVLGERGDDRPALTREVVDAAVAAQAGNVTKAAEKLGVSRGKLLRMLKKS
- a CDS encoding SUMF1/EgtB/PvdO family nonheme iron enzyme is translated as MAQEIRAGSVLAGKLRLLRPLGQGGMGVVWAARHEALERDVAVKLIRPERVAADPALVARFELEAKATARIEHPNVVRVMDFGTLDGALPYIVMELLEGFSLAELLESGGRLSFATTVLLVQQVGGALASAHERGVVHRDIKPHNVFIVQKSPDEPLFVKVLDFGIAKLLGDSQVPGASHALTETGAIVGSPPYMSPEQIEGSRRVDLRADLWSLAVIVYEALTGRRPFQGSSFVAVGSAVLEGKYTPASELRKDLPKSVDDWLAKALAVEPDERFQSAREMVAAYEALSHPERDEAPSDAPRPSPPAAFATTVEAPLLQVGPAERTESHAPLAIKRRASPRRVALAASLVAVAALGGGVAASRLGARSASCPAGMKRIDGAAFRLGSPAEGETPSDETPPQSVQLEPFCLDETEVTVGDYLGCKSCERPLGTVQGEGLTPNGVAFWSKHCNRADRPEHPMNCIDWERASAYCEARGARLPTEAEWELAARGNAGSTYPWGEAAPSGERVNACGAECSRMLSEELAKTGRGPWPRLYEDDDSAPATAPVGSRRAGATPSGVLDLAGNVWEWTSSHYCRYDSPDCGDSRRVIRGGGWDTVESRDVRAARRLPSAPSARSWSVGFRCAKSL
- a CDS encoding LysR family transcriptional regulator is translated as MHIDWDEVRLFLAVAESGSLSAAARSLRTTQPTVSRRLADLEARLGEPLFARGAEGATLTSFAEHLLQPAKHMAEWAAVVERTAESVDAEPRGVVRVTAPPGVAADVLAPAAAALRSELPGIRLEVISTVSYLDLSRREADLALRTQVATQRDLVTVASIHFDAVPFASREYAAKLPRRAKLADVDWIGWAPPLDHLSPNPELARLIPGFRPVFASDDFLVQLSAAEAGLGAIFLGRVRHRFSRETSLVELHVDLPPVPSSMQLVAAKSALAIPRVGAVADWLSRELARADTSRRPRKRG
- a CDS encoding SH3 domain-containing protein; translated protein: MFKQRLSLAVLVLSAAACGVPACAPATPPAESQELSEDPVAAGEGLSGAVPVGTQLKTTGNVNLRSGPSTSNSVLHVVAKGSQVTVAASTPKNGFYQVKHGGTLGWCAGSYLEPTGSASGALPVGTVLSATGDVNLRSGPSTSNGVIDVVSAGAKVTLVASAAQNGFYNVDYSGKVGWSSSKYFSVSSTGTGGSGGSGGSGGATGSGGASGGSGGSGGSGGATGSNPTIAAAMSRAESAVGFSYWWGHGRFANGGPKGNAGSCSGSCPNCSHSGSYGGDCSGFVAKVWQVPASNTDITVDSHPYSTADFDVDGSQWSTVSKGNVKQADAFVYRSNGAGHIFVYSSGDGWGSMYAYECKGCSAGCVKGYRTATSAYHAIRRKGY
- a CDS encoding MBL fold metallo-hydrolase, with product MTLTRKRKLLLATALPLALAAGLASVGVRPTSHPVEAATLGTTSSTSRLEQVLGTPGPVVVETVKAADWEITRAGLLNLDHEKARTAGLEDGPEPIQIFFHALRHPERGLYLVDTGIERALRDAPERAALRGIAAKVMNVDKMRFATDTASWLARQPEPLAGVLLTHLHLDHLSGLPDVPRGTPLYAGPGETRERAFLNVFVQPVIDRTLAGHAPLRELRFQADPSGVFAGVLDLFGDQSLFALLVPGHTAGSTAYLARTPDGPVLLVGDACHTAWGWEHGVEPGTFSRDRAESALSLERLRVFAEKHPEVEVRLGHQVLPAEPRAVGAASR